The nucleotide sequence GGCGAAGGAGACCGTGTCGACCGCCCGGACGGCGCCGACCCGTCGCTTGAACACCACGCCCTGGGTCAGGGGATAGAGCCTGGCCAGGTCGCGGACCTCCAGGACCGGCCCGTCGGGCTCAGACATGCGCTCAGGCATGCAGCTCCTCCTTCCAGAAGTGGCAGGCGCTGGTCCGCCCGCCGGACGCGGGGGACGCCGGGGACGCACCCCCCGGGGTCGCGCCCGCCGGAGACGTCCCCGCCGGGTACGCACCCGCCGCCACCACCTCGTACAGCGGCGGCCGTTCGACGCGGCAGACCTCCTGGGCGCGCGGGCAGCGTGGGTGGAAGGGGCAGCCGGAGGGCATGGCGAGGGGGCTGGGCGGCGCTCCTTTGATCGCGTAGAGCTCCCCGCCCCGGTGGCCTCGCTCGCCCCGCTGGTCCACGCGCGGCACGGAGTCCAGCAGTCCGCGGGTGTACGGATGGGCGGGGCGGCGGTAGAGGTCGCGTACCGGCGCGGTCTCCACGATCCGGCCCGCGTACATCACGGCGATGGTGTCGGCCACGTCCGCGACCACGCCCAGGTCATGGGTGATGAGGACGAGCCCCATGGCGTACTCCCGGCGCAACTCCGCGAGCAGGTCCATGACCTGGGCCTGGACGGTGACGTCCAGGGCCGTGGTCGGCTCGTCGGCGATGATCAGCTCCGGCTCCAGCGCCATCGCCATGGCGATCATGATGCGCTGGCGCATCCCCCCGGAGAACTGATGCGGATAGTCCCCGGACCGCTGCCCCGCCGCCGGGATGCGGACCCGGTCCATCAGCTCGACCGCCCGCCGCCGGGCGTCCTTGCGGGACATCCCCCGGTGCACTTCGTACATCTCGGCGAGCTGGGCGCCCACGGGGATCACCGGGTTGAGGGCGGAGAGCGCGTCCTGGAAGATCATCGCCATCGCGGCGCCCCGGATCCGGCGGTGCTCCCGCGCGCCCATCGTCAGCAGATCCCGCCCCCGGAACAGCACTTGACCGCCGGTGACCCGGCCGGGCGGGGAGTCGAGGATGCCCATGACGGCCTGGGCGGTCACGGACTTGCCGGACCCGGACTCGCCCAGCACGGCGAGGGTGCGGCCCGCGTCCAGGCCGTAGCTCACCCCGCCGACGGCCTCGGCGACCCCCTCCCGGGTGCGGAATTCCACGCGCAGGTCGCGTACCTCCAGCAGGTGGGTCACGGCAGCTCAGCTCCTCATCGCAGCCTGGGATCGAGGGCGTCGCGCACCGCGTCGCCGAGCATGATGAACGCGAGCACCGTGACGGACAGCGCTCCGGCGGGCCACAGCAGCATGTGCGGGGCGTTGCGGATCTGGGTGGCGGCGGAGGAGATGTCGATCCCCCAGGAGACGGTGGGCGGTTTGAGCCCCACGCCGAGGAACGACAGCGTGGCCTCCAACGAGATGTAGGTGCCCAGCGCGATGGTCGCGACGACGATCACGGGGGCCACGGCGTTGGGCGCGATATGGCGCAGCAGCGTCCGGCCGCTGCCGGCGCCGAGCGCCCGCGCCGCCTGGACGTAGTCGTGCTCCTTGACGGTCACCACCGAGCCGCGCGCGATCCGGGAGATCTGCGGCCAGCCCAGCAGCACGATGAAGCCGACGACCGGCCAGACCGAGCCGCTGGTGACCACCGACAGGAAGACCAGACCGCCCAGGAGGATCGGGATGCCGAAGAAGACATCGGCGATTCGCGAGAGCAGCGCGTCCCACCAGCCGCCGAAGTATCCGGCGAGCCCGCCCAGCGTGCTGCCGAGCAGCGCCGCGCCGAGGGTGGCGCAGATGCCGACGGTGATGGAGGCGCGGGCGCCGTAGACCGTGCGGGTGTAGACGTCGCGGCCCTGGAGGTCGTAGCCGAAGGGGTGGCCGGGGGCCGGGCCGTCCTGCGCCCTGGCGAGGTCGCCGTGGTACGGGTTGCCGCTCGCGATCAACTGCGGCCAGATCGCGATGAGGACGAGGAAGAGGATGGTCAGCGCGGAGACGATGAAGACGGGGTTGCGGCGCAGATCGTGCCAGGCGTCGGACCACAGCCCCCGTCCGGTGGGCGCGGCCGGTCCGCCGGAGCGGTGGCCGGGCTCCTTGCGCCAGGGGAGGGGGAGGCGCCAGGGGCCGCGCCGTGGTCCGCCCTTCAGGGTCTGGGAGCCGGGGGTGGCGAGGTCCATCGGACCGCCGCCGCCACCGCCACCGCCACCGCTGCCGGCCGGTGCGATCGCCTCGGTCATGTCGTAGCGCGTGTCAAAGGGCTCAGGCATACCGGATCCTCGGGTCGAGCACGGCGTAGAGGAGGTCGACGAGCAGATTGGCGAGCAGGAAGACGATCACCAGGATGGTCACGAAGCCGACGACGGTCGGCGAGTTCTGGCGCAGGATGCCCTGGTAGAGCTGGTAGCCCACGCCGTGGATGTTGAAGATCCGCTCGGTGACGATGGCCCCGCCCATGAGCGCGCCGATGTCCGTGCCGATGAACGTCACGACCGGGATCAGCGAGTTGCGCAGCAGATGGCGGGTGACGATCCGGTGGCGCGGCAGCCCCTTGGCGACGGCGGTGCGGACGTAGTCGGCGCGGGCGTTCTCCACGATGGAG is from Streptomyces hygroscopicus and encodes:
- a CDS encoding peptide ABC transporter ATP-binding protein — protein: MTHLLEVRDLRVEFRTREGVAEAVGGVSYGLDAGRTLAVLGESGSGKSVTAQAVMGILDSPPGRVTGGQVLFRGRDLLTMGAREHRRIRGAAMAMIFQDALSALNPVIPVGAQLAEMYEVHRGMSRKDARRRAVELMDRVRIPAAGQRSGDYPHQFSGGMRQRIMIAMAMALEPELIIADEPTTALDVTVQAQVMDLLAELRREYAMGLVLITHDLGVVADVADTIAVMYAGRIVETAPVRDLYRRPAHPYTRGLLDSVPRVDQRGERGHRGGELYAIKGAPPSPLAMPSGCPFHPRCPRAQEVCRVERPPLYEVVAAGAYPAGTSPAGATPGGASPASPASGGRTSACHFWKEELHA
- a CDS encoding peptide ABC transporter permease is translated as MPEPFDTRYDMTEAIAPAGSGGGGGGGGGPMDLATPGSQTLKGGPRRGPWRLPLPWRKEPGHRSGGPAAPTGRGLWSDAWHDLRRNPVFIVSALTILFLVLIAIWPQLIASGNPYHGDLARAQDGPAPGHPFGYDLQGRDVYTRTVYGARASITVGICATLGAALLGSTLGGLAGYFGGWWDALLSRIADVFFGIPILLGGLVFLSVVTSGSVWPVVGFIVLLGWPQISRIARGSVVTVKEHDYVQAARALGAGSGRTLLRHIAPNAVAPVIVVATIALGTYISLEATLSFLGVGLKPPTVSWGIDISSAATQIRNAPHMLLWPAGALSVTVLAFIMLGDAVRDALDPRLR